The following proteins are co-located in the Calliphora vicina chromosome 2, idCalVici1.1, whole genome shotgun sequence genome:
- the LOC135951881 gene encoding uncharacterized protein LOC135951881, giving the protein MTPWGKICRICASPADYEIFANIPIYLHANCKDYLDWQKPINEMLEETTGLKVSPDDGLPKNICALCISYLKHAKTFREQAINTCLNFLAVKEYKNIINDKKVWNYDEIIDEVASTTQRHYNDDDNLKNNQSKDQNKVSKQLMANTNINATPTLSRQIQLSLQYLSTLYDNNVSAAATTSNLERGGNGLYKPSLGTKQRRQYNKSIDMMMPGSSGCTSKRQNLEDDLPRTTSSDEYETPEETGTGHIKNNIFSYKEKNFEEDDIMDLDELKDAITINIPSTCKEHKCSFCFKRFMFEESFGEHIKSCIEYKFATFLEEMNNLLYIRRTKEISPHEFIRRMIFSLRKTCEWLKENCIDTTLPDLLQNNQTPAAATNKQRLVSECKSTASSTEEHLSHKVGHNKFSKTLLATSPTLSSRSAIVRNTPINMSNNILHEIERSESRNSQKLILKKPIPILATSSAINTINNLKPANVQSISQDSERLAFMEKLQNAAKPIVATATAAPATAVSTPMKPIFQLNTNNPPTPLLSVRQDLLVTIAANTNTSIRHTSPLLDLLQSSSHNSTTHVVNPCARCPQCNLYFDTLDALEIHNAMQHNSLTTVSCAPSTQTEDELDSEYKRIIALFEDEDEI; this is encoded by the exons atgacacCGTGGGGTAAAATCTGTCGAATTTGTGCCAGCCCAGCGGATTATGAAATTTTTGCCAATATACCGATTTATTTACATGCAAATTGTAAAGATTATTTGGATTGGCAAAAGCCCATTAATGAGATGCTCGAGGAGACCACGGGCCTAAAG gtCTCTCCCGATGATGGCctgccaaaaaatatttgtgctctatgcatttcatatttaaaacacGCAAAAACATTTCGAGAACAAGCCATTAATacgtgtttaaactttttagctgttaaagaatataaaaatattatcaatgACAAAAAAGTATGGAATTATGACGAAATAATAGACGAAGTGGCATCGACTACGCAACGTCATTACAATGACGATGACAACCTGAAAAATAATCAAAGCAAAGATCAAAATAAAGTTTCCAAACAACTTATGGCCAACACAAATATAAATGCTACACCAACTCTATCAAGACAAATACAACTTTCATTGCAATATCTAAGCACCCTGTACGATAACAATGTAAGTGCAGCAGCTACTACATCAAATTTGGAAAGAGGCGGTAATGGCTTATACAAGCCTTCGTTGGGTACAAAACAAAGAAGGCAATACAACAAATCAATTGATATGATGATGCCTGGTTCGAGTGGTTGCACTAGTAAAAGACAAAATTTGGAAGACGATCTGCCAAGGACAACATCAAGTGATGAATATGAAACGCCAGAGGAAACGGGAACAGgacatataaaaaacaacatattCTCATATAAAGAGAAGAACTTTGAAGAGGATGATATTATGGATTTAGATGAACTTAAAGATGCTATAACCATTAATATACCCTCAACATGCAAGGAGCACAAATGTTCGTTTTGCTTTAAACGATTTATGTTTGAGGAATCATTTGGTGAACACATTAAAAGTTGTATTGAGTATAAGTTTGCGACATTCCTGGAAGAAATGAATAATCTCTTGTACATTAGGCGGACTAAAGAAATTTCACCTCACGAATTCATACGACGAATGATATTTAGTTTGCGTAAAACTTGTGAATGGTTAAAGGAAAATTGTATTGACACTACTTTACCTGACTTACTACAGAACAATCAAACGCCAGCAGCTGCCACAAATAAACAAAGACTTGTAAGCGAATGTAAATCTACAGCTTCATCCACAGAGGAGCACCTATCCCATAAAGTAGGACATAATAAATTCAGTAAGACTTTATTGGCAACTTCTCCCACGTTATCATCGAGATCAGCCATTGTACGCAACACACCCATTAATATGAGCAACAATATTTTACACGAAATTGAAAGATCGGAAAGTAGAAATTCACAAAAACTGATACTAAAGAAACCTATACCCATATTGGCTACATCTTCTGCTATCAAtactataaacaatttaaagccGGCTAATGTGCAATCTATTTCACAAGACTCGGAACGTTTAGCATTTATGGAAAAACTACAAAATGCTGCCAAACCCATAGTTGCCACTGCAACTGCTGCCCCAGCTACAGCTGTATCAACTCCTATGAAGCCAATATTTCAACTTAATACGAATAATCCTCCTACTCCACTTCTTAGTGTTAGACAAGACTTATTAGTCACTATTGCCGCAAATACAAATACATCAATTAGACACACATCTCCTTTGTTAGATTTGTTACAGTCATCATCTCATAATTCCACAACTCACGTTGTTAATCCTTGTGCCCGTTGTCCTCAATGTAATTTATATTTCGATACATTAGATGCTTTAGAAATACACAATGCTATGCAACACAATTCATTGACAACTGTTTCGTGTGCACCAAGTACTCAAACAGAAGATGAGCTGGATTCAGAATACAAACGTATAATTGCACTCTTTGAAGATGAAgatgaaatttaa